A genomic segment from Streptomyces sp. HUAS 15-9 encodes:
- a CDS encoding replication-relaxation family protein: MTYTSSARQPEPEPRPTWTRGAERPAGGPESSAVNGAANESNVVPITAAHTARQGVFQHADTSLPSPETSAKGKRSTPTAGKVRADALRMLGCVRIATVRQMAEVITAEDRDGRSYVRRAMKELAELGLAEMNGKAGRHPIWNLTAAGQKALADGNELPPRPKAGTGAKAVRAGFGPHGVAVTDMILAYGGRKHLTDWQVEVNHAIKETGLSFNTDAVLAWPTKTSEVRLFELDNGTMSQDRLAKEVWDYERYAGHRVWEGARGTIGNTYPFWQRHRYTRSQTFPRLHVVLAGKEEHLLDNRLQALADDVKGIAVAVWANTLPRLQRGEPWYEIGVDDPDRRRRRYPEPAGR; encoded by the coding sequence ATGACGTACACCAGCAGCGCCCGGCAGCCCGAGCCGGAGCCGCGCCCGACCTGGACAAGGGGGGCTGAACGCCCGGCGGGCGGCCCGGAATCCAGTGCCGTGAACGGTGCCGCGAACGAATCCAACGTCGTGCCCATCACCGCAGCTCACACCGCACGCCAGGGGGTCTTCCAGCACGCTGACACCTCTCTTCCTTCCCCTGAGACGTCGGCGAAGGGGAAGAGGTCCACTCCCACGGCCGGGAAGGTGCGGGCCGATGCGCTGCGGATGCTGGGGTGCGTGCGGATAGCCACGGTGCGGCAGATGGCTGAGGTGATCACGGCGGAGGATCGGGACGGCCGGTCGTACGTGCGCAGGGCGATGAAGGAACTGGCGGAGCTGGGACTGGCGGAGATGAACGGCAAGGCGGGCAGGCACCCGATCTGGAACCTGACTGCGGCGGGACAGAAGGCTCTGGCCGACGGCAACGAGCTGCCTCCCCGACCGAAGGCCGGCACCGGAGCGAAGGCCGTTCGAGCCGGGTTCGGTCCGCACGGCGTCGCGGTGACGGACATGATCCTCGCCTACGGCGGCCGCAAGCACCTGACCGACTGGCAGGTGGAGGTCAACCACGCCATCAAGGAGACCGGCCTGAGCTTCAACACCGACGCCGTCCTCGCATGGCCGACCAAGACCAGCGAGGTGCGCCTCTTCGAGCTCGACAACGGCACCATGTCCCAGGACCGGCTCGCCAAGGAAGTGTGGGACTACGAACGCTACGCCGGACACCGCGTCTGGGAAGGCGCCCGCGGCACGATCGGCAACACGTACCCGTTCTGGCAGCGCCACCGCTACACCCGCTCCCAGACCTTCCCGCGGCTGCACGTCGTCCTGGCGGGCAAGGAGGAGCACCTGCTCGACAACCGCCTCCAGGCGCTCGCCGACGACGTGAAGGGCATCGCCGTCGCGGTGTGGGCGAACACCCTGCCCCGGCTTCAGCGCGGCGAGCCCTGGTACGAGATCGGCGTCGACGACCCGGACCGGCGCCGCCGGCGCTACCCCGAACCCGCCGGCCGCTGA